In Zonotrichia leucophrys gambelii isolate GWCS_2022_RI chromosome 27, RI_Zleu_2.0, whole genome shotgun sequence, the genomic window GAGGGGCTGAGAGGGGAAGTGCTGCCCCTGGGAtgtcctgcagcctgcaggcacagcttgTACCCAGCACAGGCTCTAAGTGAACAGGGCCCACAGTTCCTGTCCATGGGGAATTACAGGGTTTCCACAACACTTAGGGATGTGGGATGGATTTGCTCCAGCTGGagagtgccagggctgctctgccatgccacagctgccctgcaagCTGAAGCAAAGGGCAGCACCAACTCTGCcactgtgccatccctgccaggaTTTGTTGAGCTGGAGCCCCTGGTTCTCTTCCTCCCATTGCTAAAAAGCCCACAACCATACCCAGAAGCTCAGGATGAGCTGGGCCATACCTGGCTTTGCCTCCATCCCAGGAGGTTTTGTGGGGGATAGGACCCCATGTTACTCTTTCCTCTCCATTGCAGGACTTGATCTGGAATGTCAGCCCACATTCAAACGCTCTCTTCAGCAGCTTTGCTATCTTCACCCCTTCTGTGTTTTCAGGCAGGAAGGCACAAAAATTCCCGCCTTTGTAAGGGTGTCCTGGGCGAGGGTCCCCAACCTTGGAACAGGAATAAGACATTTTAAACAATGGCTGGAATGCTTTGCCTCTGAGGGGATTTCTAAGGTTTGTCTAGCTTGAAAACTACACTCATGACCACGATCCCCATGGGCTGATAGTCACTGTCAACTAAAACCAGAGGTCCCACATGCTCCTGAGAAGCAGCAAGCTGCTCCAAAACCTGCTGTGGAGCTTTTTGCCTTTCACAGGTTAATACCTCTGCTGATTTTTCTGtgaggcagggagctgtggctgctctttTCCCACCCAGCCACCCTGACAGCCCTCCCTGTGTgggctgcagtgggatggggaagcTCTGTGTGGTACCTACCCCCTGCACTCCATCAGGGATGTTGTAAGCAAGCTGAAATGTTGAGTCCGGATAGAATCCAGGCAGGCTCTGAGACAGGGAGGAGATCTTCAGTGTCCCCAGGATATTGCAGCTTGGGATATCTGAGGAGGAGTCACAGCAAGCTGGCTGCAAACTGTCTGCTGCAAAACATGTCCTGCACAAGGCGTGACCacaggagccctggcaggtcaccccagagccctggcaAACATCACACTGCTCCAGAGGGATGGTGCTGCTTtcctggccaaggctgggctcTCTTCTCTGCTGTGATGGGAGCTCAGGCTCCTCCTGCTCGTTGCTCCTGccccctgggagctgggcccTTCCCTGAtctgtgggctctgctgcaggtgccTGCTGGGCCACAGCTGGTGGTggctcagcagccacagccctgggtaGCCAGGTGGGCATAGAGTGAGGAGCTTCATCAGCTGCAGGgactgggcagtgctgctgtcccatTGCTTCATTGTGGCCTCCTCTGCTCTTGTCTCTTGCAAACTGGAACCTGTCTGGCAAGACTTGTTTCAGCCGGGGGCTGTCGGGCTCCCCCAGGGTCAGTTTTGTCTTGCGCTGTTCCTGGAACTCCCTCAGGCCAGGAGGGCTTTGCTTATCCCCCGTGCCAAGGCTCAGAAGGCTGCTTCCTCGTCTGCCAGCCCCAGAATcaacacagcccctgccctcctcctgcccccaaGCCTGCTGGTACCTCCAAGGACTGGGGGATGCCTTTTCCTCAGCCTCTGGCAGCCAGGAAGCCCTGAGCACGTATGGAGAGTCCATTTTATTGATGATGTTCAGGTGCTGTGGGGAACTCAGGCCGCCAGGAAGGGCCACATCCAGCACTGGGTCCTGGCTTCTGCTTGGCTGGACACTCAATTTCCCTGTACTCTCTGATCCAGGAGACAGGGATGAAGACTTCATGGCACAGAGCCTCCTGGAGGAGAACATGTGGAAGGCCTCACTCACTCCTGGCAGCATCTCCTTGGGGCAGGCAAGGTAGAGCTTGTACTTGTCTTTGCTGAGTCCAACCTGGAAGGATTTTCCTCGCAAGAGGCTGCACAGTTCGCTCAGGTCACTGTCATCTGGCCCACTGACAGCAAGCTCTGAGTAGCTCACACTCTGACACACCAAGTCAGGGCACTTCTGCACAAGATCTTCCACCTTCCATTTAGCCTGGAGCAGCCTTctcctgtcctctgcctgcagcatcaGCACCGTGCAGTCGCCGGCGTGGCGCTCCGAGATGTGcacccctccagccctgcacagctcatCAATAGCAGCATGGCACACATCTTTCAGGTAAAACCACTGCAGAGTGTCCAGGCTTATCTCCTCACTCACCCTGCTGATGTCTCCAGAGTTGCTGCTTTCCTTTGACCTCGACAGGGAGAAGCTGTTGGACCGtctcagcacagggctggatgCTGAGGGTTTGCAGCCTAAAGCAAAAGGGGTCCATGTCACATCACAGTTGCTGTAGATGCCAGCAAGGGAGTGGTACCCAAAGGGACCTGAGCCTTTAGAGTCCTCAGCATGCTGAAAAGTGCTGTTTTCTTTGCCTGCAATAGGCATCAGCACCTTTTCTCCTGTGAGTCTGGCACCTCCTTCCACATGGTCCCTTTCTGTGGGGTCATTCTGCTGAGGGTCTGCTGCTGACCCCAGAACTTTATCTGCCATAGGGGTGGGAGACTGTGCCAACCCCACAACTTTATCTCTCATAGGGGTGGGAGACTGATACTGCTGGCTCAGTGCCCTtgggtcactctgaccaggaGCATCTGTCTCTGATGAATGTTTCCCAGAAAGCTtcacctgtgccactgctggagAGTCCTGACTCACCAAGAGGTCCTGGCCAGCCTGAGACCTGTCAGCTTTCAGGGTGCTGAAGCTGGCAGCTAGCTTGAACTCacatttctgctcctgcttgCTTGGGCTAAGCCTTGTGGCTGAAGGATGCACAGGAGGTTTGCCCAGCAGTGGTGCAGCCTCTGTGGTGccagagggctgggagctgctcagcgTGTCAACCGTGCGTGCAGCACTTCTCCTGGTGACAGAATCCTCAAGGAACTGCTTGGCCTTGCACACATCAACCAGGCTTCCAACGAGATAAAGCTGCTTCACATCCtcatggcagagcagctggggatagagctcctgcagctcacgtgtcagagccctgagtgcctggctgtccatccccagcccttTCTTAGCGATCTTCTCCTTGCGCAGGCTCGCCTCCAGCTGCTggtagagctgctgcagggccagctggGCCTGCCTCAAGgcctctgtgtccccagacACTCCTCCAGATGGCTGGAGGTACAACACAGCAATGCCATCGCCACTGACATCCACCACATCCacgtggtgctgctgcagcacacccCGGtactcagcagcacagaacctcTGCATGTACAAGTAAATGTCCGAGTCCACGGCGAGGGAAAAGTCCTCCAGCTTCCCCAAAAGTTCCACAGCTTCCTCACCCACTGGGCTCTGAGGTGATGGTTCTTTAGCTGCCATTTCCTGCACCTGGTCACAATCTGGAAGCTTTGCTGCCTCTTGTGCTGGCTCAGTGGAGTCGGGCACTTGCTGCTGATCAGGCATTCCCATCTCCTTGGCcccacagctgggagctggcaggaggaTCTGGCCACTGGCTTGGTTCTTGAGGTTCAGGCTGCTGAGAAGGTCTCTGCTGAAGGTCTGCAGCTCAGTGAATGGGCCCTGCACTATGCACTGCATGTTCTTGGAGTCGAAGCTGAAGTGTACATTGCTGTACTCTTTGTGCAAGTCCTTCAGGAGGGTTTTGCCCGTGGGCAGCTTGCCATAGTCAATTGTCATGCTCACGTGTATGAAGATCTGCAAGTAGACAGCAAGGGAGTGAGAGAGCAAGGACCAAAACCAGCCCCTTTCAGAGGCACAgaaggcaagtggcccctgaattACTGTGACACACTCTTCCACCTCTCTCCCTCAGCATCCTGCTTTCAAGAGATGGACCCTGACACAGACAGGACCAAAAGCAACCCCTTGACCTTGTGCACTTGTCAAAAGCTTTCTGCAAACAAGGAATCAGAGGGGGAAATTGCACAGAGACAGGGCCACATTTCTACACACTGGGAGCTCTTCAAAAAGCCCAAACCCAAGAAATCCACTATTGTTTCTGCATCTGAAATGCAGTTGCTCTCTTGCCTTTGCAGAGCTTCATCTCCAGATCTTCAAGCAGTTTTGGCACCACAGATTTGCAAAAAGGTCTGCAAGGCCAAGCTAATTTCCATGCCCCTGTTTTGGGGGCTCAGATATGAAAACATGAGACATGGCTACAGCCACGGTCTCTTGAGATTGGAGGAAGAGGCAAGAACTCTCCAGTGCTCCCCAGACACCAGCATGTCTGTATGCTAAGCTTTCCTCAATACACTGTGAACCAGCTGATGACACGGCAGAGGCATTAACAGGATCCCTGTGTGGCACCAGATGGACTGGGGAAAAGTGCCTGTTCTCTTCCAGCCTGACTACCCTCCAATTGACAGGCACAAATGCCAGATGACTGagagcacagcctgcctgcctgtccctgtgctgttaacacaggggaaaaaatcttcatttgAATATGAATGAGGACGGATTTAAGTGTAATTAAGATGAAAGGAGAGAGTGAGGTCTCCCTTCTCAAGCTGTTTGCCAGGCACAGAGTctgtgtgggagcagctggggctgccacaTCCCCTCAGTACCTCATTGGGGCTCAGCTCTGAAGCGTGGGGCGTCACCTCCAGCGGGTACTGTGTCTTCCCAATTGCCAGCACGTGGTTCTTCACCTGCAGGATCCTCTGGGCCACTGGTGGGAAAAGCCACCCAGACCTCTGTCAGCCCAGccaagggacagcagaggggtgggggacagtgggacaggggatggtggggctggggacagtgagaCAGGGGCAGGACAGAGGATGGTGGACAGGGGAGAGTGGGTGAGGCAAtgtcagggctggggatggtggggcagggcacagaggggctggggatggtgggacagggcagagaaggggtggggatggtgggacagagcacagaggggctggggatggtgggacAGGGAAGAggggggctggggaaggtggggcagggcacagaggggctggggatggtgggacagggaagagaaggggTGGGGATCGTGGGAcagagcacagaggggctggggaaggtgggacagggcacagaggggctggggaaggtgggCCAGGCCAGGCCCCCGAGGGTCCCGCGGGCGTTACCTTCCGGCGCCTCGAAGGTGATGAGGGCGCAGGGCAGAGAGCCGGGCAGCACCCGGACGTTGGCGATGTCGCCGCCGCCGTTGCGGGAGCGCAGGAAGTGAATGGTCAGCTTGTCGGCCGCCCTGTCGGGGGGCAGCTCGGCGGGGAAGCCCTGCACCCGCACCGTGCGGCCCGCCAtgcccgcggcggcggcggctgcccgggccccgccgcaCCGGCACGGCCTCGCCGCCCGCTCCCACCGCTCCGGCCGCCGCCCCGACCCCGCCGCCGCGAGGAAACGAAAGCGAAAGCGGAGCCGCTCCGCCCTGGGCCCGCGGGAGggcgcggcccggcccctcAGGGCTCAGATTCGCCTTGGCCCCTCAGAGTACGCACGGCCAGGAAGGGCTCAGCCTCACCCCGGCCCCTCACAGCACGGCGGGGAAGGGTTCAGTTTCCCCCGGCCCCTCAGAGCACGGCCGGGAAGGGCTCAGCCTCACCCCGGCCCCTCACAGCACGGCGGGGAAGGGTTCAGTTTCCCCCGGCCCCTCAGAGCACGGCCAGGGAGGGGGTTCAGCCTCGCCCCGGCCCTGCAGGCaacgcccggcccggccccaaCACAACAGACACGGTGGGTGCTTCCAACAGACACTTTTAATTTCTCCCGTGCCCGCGGGCCAACGGACGCACGGAGCTCCTCAGCCTCGGGCTGAGCCAGGACCAGCCCGTATCTGGCCAGGACTAGCCCGCAGTGTCCTCCACGAACACGGCCACCCCTGTCCGCCCCGCTGGGACGTAGGCGAGCGCATCCAcctcgccgccgccgcggctGGCCTTCTGGAAGTGGATCTCCAGGGCGTCTCTCATGGACTCCACGCTCATCACATCGGGGATGCCCAGGAGCAGGACGGTCCTGGGGCAGcgggagggctggagctgggcagagcagggggtgagtgcagggcagaggggcttcaggagcccccccagctgtgctgcctccacACAGGCTCAGAGGTGCTGCTTGCACCGGGTTCATGCCCTTACCTGCAGGTTAGAGATGTCTCCACTCATGTATGGTGATATTTTGATTTTGTATTTCCCTTTCCCAATGGGCACCTGGATATGTCCTCTTTCAATGAGCGGCTCTGCCACTGCATATGGAGAGGAAagccctgagctgcccaggTCAGCTCCAGGGAAGGTTCTGTCCCTGGCATAGGCACCAAGGCTGACACTGCCAAGCTCACTGCTCAGCTCACCCGCACCAGCACAGTTTTGGGGGAGGCAGGACAGCCTGGGGCTCACTGTATCTTCCCTGTTCCTCAAAGACAGCTTCCTCTGCTCTCAGATTTCcccccagagcaggctgggctgctccacCCTTGCCAGCCACCCAGGCTCAGCACACCCCACGCACCTCCATCCCGTGTGAAGGTCAGCACCACCTGCTGAGAGTCCTCCAGGAAATTTCTGCTCTCCACCTCGCTGCCCCCATTCTTTGTCTTGCTGAAGAAGAGCTCCAGCTTGTCCAGCAGTGCCTCCTTGGAGATGCTCAGGCTGGGCAGGTCAGACACAaggatgctcctgctgctctgtgtcagcCTGATCTGTGGGTGGCACCGGCCAgtcagtgccagggcaggactggcccagagctcaggggagCAGTGCCCTGGTCAAGGCAGGCTCAGACAGGGGAAGCAGTGTGTCCAGGGCACCCCCATGGCATGGGGACCCACGGCCCCTACCTCCAGGGCAGATGGCAGCAGGATGTccatgggcactgcctgcacttTCACTCTGCACTGGTcgagctcctccagctgcccacagctcagctccaccGTGTGCTCCTTCATCTCTATGATCCTCTGGGCCACTgcgggcagggagagcccccagcacaggggagtGACTGCCCAGCACTTTCCAGGACAGCaaaggtgctggggaggggacacagccccacacaaggcagggagagagggagcacCAAactctggcacagggaggggacacagggcaggctCCAAAATGACCGAGGACACCTGGCCAGAGCAGTGCTCCTCTCACACTTACCCTCTGCCTCCTCAAAGGTGATGAGagctgagccccctggcagagGGCAGCGGATCAGTGGGATGAGCATCAGCTTGTTCATGTCCTCCTTGTTTGCTGGGAGTcccttaaagatcattttcttttctggc contains:
- the LOC135458536 gene encoding uncharacterized protein LOC135458536 isoform X1, producing the protein MAGRTVRVQGFPAELPPDRAADKLTIHFLRSRNGGGDIANVRVLPGSLPCALITFEAPEVAQRILQVKNHVLAIGKTQYPLEVTPHASELSPNEIFIHVSMTIDYGKLPTGKTLLKDLHKEYSNVHFSFDSKNMQCIVQGPFTELQTFSRDLLSSLNLKNQASGQILLPAPSCGAKEMGMPDQQQVPDSTEPAQEAAKLPDCDQVQEMAAKEPSPQSPVGEEAVELLGKLEDFSLAVDSDIYLYMQRFCAAEYRGVLQQHHVDVVDVSGDGIAVLYLQPSGGVSGDTEALRQAQLALQQLYQQLEASLRKEKIAKKGLGMDSQALRALTRELQELYPQLLCHEDVKQLYLVGSLVDVCKAKQFLEDSVTRRSAARTVDTLSSSQPSGTTEAAPLLGKPPVHPSATRLSPSKQEQKCEFKLAASFSTLKADRSQAGQDLLVSQDSPAVAQVKLSGKHSSETDAPGQSDPRALSQQYQSPTPMRDKVVGLAQSPTPMADKVLGSAADPQQNDPTERDHVEGGARLTGEKVLMPIAGKENSTFQHAEDSKGSGPFGYHSLAGIYSNCDVTWTPFALGCKPSASSPVLRRSNSFSLSRSKESSNSGDISRVSEEISLDTLQWFYLKDVCHAAIDELCRAGGVHISERHAGDCTVLMLQAEDRRRLLQAKWKVEDLVQKCPDLVCQSVSYSELAVSGPDDSDLSELCSLLRGKSFQVGLSKDKYKLYLACPKEMLPGVSEAFHMFSSRRLCAMKSSSLSPGSESTGKLSVQPSRSQDPVLDVALPGGLSSPQHLNIINKMDSPYVLRASWLPEAEEKASPSPWRYQQAWGQEEGRGCVDSGAGRRGSSLLSLGTGDKQSPPGLREFQEQRKTKLTLGEPDSPRLKQVLPDRFQFARDKSRGGHNEAMGQQHCPVPAADEAPHSMPTWLPRAVAAEPPPAVAQQAPAAEPTDQGRAQLPGGRSNEQEEPELPSQQRREPSLGQESSTIPLEQCDVCQGSGVTCQGSCGHALCRTCFAADSLQPACCDSSSDIPSCNILGTLKISSLSQSLPGFYPDSTFQLAYNIPDGVQGVGDPRPGHPYKGGNFCAFLPENTEGVKIAKLLKRAFECGLTFQIKSCNGEERVTWGPIPHKTSWDGGKARNGYPDAQYLHEVGTVLNKLGLV
- the LOC135458536 gene encoding uncharacterized protein LOC135458536 isoform X2 gives rise to the protein MTIDYGKLPTGKTLLKDLHKEYSNVHFSFDSKNMQCIVQGPFTELQTFSRDLLSSLNLKNQASGQILLPAPSCGAKEMGMPDQQQVPDSTEPAQEAAKLPDCDQVQEMAAKEPSPQSPVGEEAVELLGKLEDFSLAVDSDIYLYMQRFCAAEYRGVLQQHHVDVVDVSGDGIAVLYLQPSGGVSGDTEALRQAQLALQQLYQQLEASLRKEKIAKKGLGMDSQALRALTRELQELYPQLLCHEDVKQLYLVGSLVDVCKAKQFLEDSVTRRSAARTVDTLSSSQPSGTTEAAPLLGKPPVHPSATRLSPSKQEQKCEFKLAASFSTLKADRSQAGQDLLVSQDSPAVAQVKLSGKHSSETDAPGQSDPRALSQQYQSPTPMRDKVVGLAQSPTPMADKVLGSAADPQQNDPTERDHVEGGARLTGEKVLMPIAGKENSTFQHAEDSKGSGPFGYHSLAGIYSNCDVTWTPFALGCKPSASSPVLRRSNSFSLSRSKESSNSGDISRVSEEISLDTLQWFYLKDVCHAAIDELCRAGGVHISERHAGDCTVLMLQAEDRRRLLQAKWKVEDLVQKCPDLVCQSVSYSELAVSGPDDSDLSELCSLLRGKSFQVGLSKDKYKLYLACPKEMLPGVSEAFHMFSSRRLCAMKSSSLSPGSESTGKLSVQPSRSQDPVLDVALPGGLSSPQHLNIINKMDSPYVLRASWLPEAEEKASPSPWRYQQAWGQEEGRGCVDSGAGRRGSSLLSLGTGDKQSPPGLREFQEQRKTKLTLGEPDSPRLKQVLPDRFQFARDKSRGGHNEAMGQQHCPVPAADEAPHSMPTWLPRAVAAEPPPAVAQQAPAAEPTDQGRAQLPGGRSNEQEEPELPSQQRREPSLGQESSTIPLEQCDVCQGSGVTCQGSCGHALCRTCFAADSLQPACCDSSSDIPSCNILGTLKISSLSQSLPGFYPDSTFQLAYNIPDGVQGVGDPRPGHPYKGGNFCAFLPENTEGVKIAKLLKRAFECGLTFQIKSCNGEERVTWGPIPHKTSWDGGKARNGYPDAQYLHEVGTVLNKLGLV
- the IFI35 gene encoding interferon-induced 35 kDa protein, which gives rise to MDSDEESFVRLQDESLQSPEQLRQEIERCKELYSALEKECAKLQSAKEAAEQRTKELKKEEELHKVLEQQLSLNGDEERARQIFTIREENNRLRLEKQVLNNKLEELKKRVFWNDPVQILSALPEKKMIFKGLPANKEDMNKLMLIPLIRCPLPGGSALITFEEAEVAQRIIEMKEHTVELSCGQLEELDQCRVKVQAVPMDILLPSALEIRLTQSSRSILVSDLPSLSISKEALLDKLELFFSKTKNGGSEVESRNFLEDSQQVVLTFTRDGVAEPLIERGHIQVPIGKGKYKIKISPYMSGDISNLQLQPSRCPRTVLLLGIPDVMSVESMRDALEIHFQKASRGGGEVDALAYVPAGRTGVAVFVEDTAG